The following proteins are co-located in the Oligoflexus sp. genome:
- a CDS encoding glycoside hydrolase family 15 protein, translating to MGWAQEERKAYGHPGVATPWAPGAKEAVGTALHPESRLWFTLCQGIVTEVYFPRIDTPSLRELGFIVTDGRQFFSEEKCDAAADVTTEEWGVPNYTVRSRCKQGRYSLIKHITADPELPVLLQELHLLPAHKSDPLQLFALITPHLDNQVSHNSAWIDEWRGHPVAFSSHGKTFMAVISKPDFSAGSVGYVGSSDGWQVLRRDRKLSEVFHEASDGSVAITLQITRNPSCLAMGFGSSADEAAKNALTSLGRGFADAWTVNLQNWRRWLHGLPVDRPASARKELWMTSCLVLKTHMAKENPGGIIASLAMPWGEINGEGSRAGYHMIWPRDMCEAAGALVALNANAEVESTLHYLQRTQDQDGHWAQNMWVTGQAWWDGIQMDETASPLLLLYAISHRQRWTSEKLAEFWPMIQKAASYILAHGPVTGEGRWENEAGYSLYSLAVQVAALFLAGEMAKKLGKEAEARYLEEASDWWNSRIETWTYVRNTGLAHELNLEGYYANILPEGVSVPGKLPKASALLQTAKIEAQVSPDVLALVRFGLRDPHDPRIVASVRVVDHVLKSETPFGPGWHRYASDRYGEKPDGSPFDGSGKGRLWPILTGERAHYELAAGRRETAERLAQTMAAFSNASCLLPEQVWDADDIPDHHLARGCPTGSAMPLVWSHAEYIKLCLSLADGRIVDQEDVVRQHFIPHQPQKIIPIWRFNNKLRSVPCCPCFRIETATPARVRWSDDGWQSIHDIETRDNGFLLQSVDLCLQAGVKAVDFTFYWLNSQSWEGQDFHVCIGPDN from the coding sequence ATGGGATGGGCACAGGAAGAGCGAAAAGCCTATGGTCATCCCGGGGTCGCGACGCCCTGGGCACCTGGAGCCAAGGAAGCGGTTGGGACCGCTCTGCATCCAGAAAGTCGTCTGTGGTTTACTCTGTGCCAGGGAATCGTCACCGAAGTTTATTTTCCGCGGATTGACACGCCCAGCTTGCGCGAACTTGGTTTTATCGTTACGGATGGTCGGCAGTTTTTTTCTGAAGAGAAATGCGATGCCGCTGCAGACGTGACGACCGAGGAATGGGGTGTTCCGAATTATACCGTTCGAAGCCGCTGCAAGCAGGGGCGCTATTCGCTCATCAAACACATCACAGCGGACCCGGAACTTCCGGTCCTGCTGCAGGAGCTGCATCTGCTCCCGGCGCATAAGTCGGATCCTCTGCAGCTTTTTGCGCTCATCACGCCGCATCTGGATAACCAGGTGTCGCATAATTCCGCCTGGATTGATGAATGGCGAGGCCATCCTGTGGCTTTTTCCAGCCATGGCAAAACATTTATGGCCGTCATCAGCAAGCCGGATTTCAGCGCTGGTTCTGTTGGATATGTCGGGTCGAGTGACGGCTGGCAGGTTCTGCGGCGGGACAGAAAATTAAGCGAGGTCTTCCATGAAGCTTCGGATGGCTCTGTGGCCATCACACTGCAAATCACAAGGAATCCATCCTGCCTCGCCATGGGTTTTGGCAGCTCCGCTGATGAAGCGGCCAAGAATGCTTTGACATCATTAGGCCGCGGCTTTGCCGATGCCTGGACCGTCAATCTTCAGAATTGGCGACGATGGTTGCATGGTCTGCCGGTGGATCGGCCTGCTAGCGCTCGCAAAGAACTGTGGATGACGAGCTGCCTCGTCCTCAAAACCCATATGGCCAAGGAAAATCCAGGCGGCATCATTGCCAGCCTCGCCATGCCTTGGGGCGAAATAAACGGAGAGGGCTCTCGGGCCGGTTATCATATGATTTGGCCGCGTGATATGTGTGAGGCAGCAGGGGCGCTTGTCGCGCTGAATGCGAATGCCGAAGTCGAAAGCACACTTCACTATCTGCAGCGCACACAGGACCAGGATGGGCACTGGGCCCAGAATATGTGGGTCACGGGTCAAGCTTGGTGGGATGGCATTCAGATGGACGAGACGGCGAGTCCGCTGCTGCTGCTCTATGCCATCAGCCACCGTCAGCGATGGACCTCTGAGAAGCTGGCAGAGTTCTGGCCGATGATACAAAAGGCTGCATCCTATATCCTTGCGCACGGACCTGTGACGGGAGAAGGGCGTTGGGAAAACGAAGCCGGCTACTCGCTCTATTCTTTGGCTGTGCAGGTTGCAGCCTTGTTTTTAGCCGGGGAAATGGCCAAAAAATTGGGCAAGGAGGCGGAAGCTCGCTATCTGGAAGAGGCGTCCGACTGGTGGAATTCCCGAATTGAGACATGGACCTATGTGCGGAATACAGGGCTTGCCCACGAGTTGAATCTGGAGGGTTATTACGCCAATATCCTGCCGGAAGGTGTTTCGGTGCCTGGCAAACTGCCGAAGGCTTCCGCTCTTTTGCAGACCGCAAAGATTGAAGCCCAGGTCAGTCCTGATGTGTTGGCTTTGGTTCGTTTCGGGCTCAGAGATCCTCATGATCCCCGCATCGTGGCCAGTGTGAGAGTCGTCGACCATGTGCTGAAGTCGGAAACACCCTTCGGACCTGGTTGGCATCGCTATGCCAGTGATCGGTATGGGGAGAAGCCCGATGGTTCCCCGTTCGACGGTTCTGGCAAAGGACGACTCTGGCCTATTTTAACAGGCGAACGCGCTCACTATGAGTTGGCAGCCGGACGTCGGGAAACAGCCGAACGGCTGGCGCAAACCATGGCCGCCTTCAGCAATGCCTCCTGCCTTCTGCCTGAGCAGGTCTGGGATGCTGATGACATTCCCGATCATCACCTTGCGCGGGGATGCCCCACCGGCAGCGCCATGCCTCTGGTTTGGTCTCATGCGGAATATATCAAACTCTGCCTTTCGTTGGCCGATGGGCGCATCGTGGATCAGGAGGATGTGGTTCGGCAGCATTTCATTCCGCATCAGCCTCAAAAAATCATTCCGATCTGGCGCTTTAATAATAAACTCCGAAGCGTACCGTGCTGTCCGTGTTTTCGTATTGAGACGGCGACTCCTGCCCGTGTGCGTTGGTCTGACGATGGATGGCAATCCATCCATGATATCGAGACACGAGATAATGGTTTTCTTCTGCAGTCGGTGGATCTCTGCCTGCAGGCCGGCGTCAAAGCCGTGGATTTCACCTTCTATTGGCTGAATTCCCAGAGTTGGGAAGGCCAGGATTTTCACGTCTGCATCGGTCCCGACAACTGA
- a CDS encoding AsmA family protein — translation MKAMKGFFGSIFAVGIGILCLFVLLLFAINTIDWNRHLDIVANLVQRSTDWRVDSLKSFNVHIGRTSSLRVTGLDLQYDVAGGDEAFSAQQASVVLHPLSWFDDRLLIDHISLKNAYLRMTAAEKDATGEDEEQASSFVDNWPLVFIQDADVQLFRIEMQRDSGKEVLALDITGLRIHASGPDSPVRLTSRGAFRELPYQLTGTLGSLAAFQAQAHYFPIQFDLAIAEQKTHVSGVVDLADATFRLDVAAEGDPQAIPRKPATHALSLLRAPPYSFSAQLIRTAAGIQLNQLALRIGLSELEGHLVYQFESRRTSLVGQLHSRLLRYQDFAAFLPTSEPGPSSKVGAKDKHRPWSDFDQLMPLSLLQTYVVHLTVSIDEYRGRRGRTQLRDVQATVTLDHGRLALEPFQLAIGQSGLAGSFIVDSRDRTVQFQVTRQGDAFDFIRAGQAFLPLPRPWPVSYLTARTMKMAVQWPRERDDQALGISFRITDGLLRLRRTPVDTRKPQKKEPGIQIKLAAYPPLILQSVIIQDLRWVYLKKGEDLKGRVAFLRLTSPAVDQPLSLSSEGSIMDLPYQLTAQLGSYLDFRNSRRAYPVEFKLAIAGQDLSVGGGLRLDQESYHLRVKAQGQHARRLQALLPASLGSIPPYKLSFRLAYERGLYNFSDLDVRLGGSHLQGDLALNLETSKPSWVGDIVLAKLRYQDLAGLLNTDTDQTTAEKRQKAGSKETLLSEKHIPLAFMKKFQGDIRVRVAEYYGRTRTARPVQADAHIRLREGRLSISPFNIYASLGNLGGSVTLDAGSTPHRLLVSLGLESLNLTAAARRMALRIPAIHLSSRELVKGKLMGTLQLKSQGSSIAQWASHADGQMQFAIEQGYLASTIVEALSMDLTETLAAILADNPPTTINCMYASFQVNGGVVQTEQFFLSTKDSNVRGEGYVDLRKKYIDYRFEASAKDFSIGSVASPVSFKGPLQNIRISTSRKELLIKTAASFGLGTLINPFLAVVPFIEPGLEKPGQCERYQDRIVLTHQKADERVSSR, via the coding sequence ATGAAGGCGATGAAAGGATTCTTCGGCTCTATTTTCGCTGTGGGGATCGGTATTCTCTGTCTTTTCGTGCTTCTTCTATTCGCTATTAATACGATCGACTGGAACAGGCATCTGGACATCGTCGCTAACCTCGTCCAAAGATCAACTGACTGGCGCGTGGACAGCCTCAAAAGCTTCAATGTTCACATCGGACGCACTTCATCCTTAAGAGTGACTGGCTTGGATCTGCAGTACGACGTTGCAGGTGGCGATGAGGCCTTTTCCGCTCAGCAAGCTTCGGTCGTGCTCCACCCTCTGTCATGGTTCGATGACCGACTCCTTATTGATCATATTTCTCTTAAAAATGCCTATCTGCGAATGACGGCAGCAGAGAAGGATGCGACGGGAGAAGACGAAGAACAAGCGTCTTCCTTTGTGGATAATTGGCCGCTGGTTTTTATACAGGATGCTGATGTGCAACTTTTCAGAATCGAAATGCAGCGTGACTCTGGAAAGGAAGTGCTGGCATTGGATATTACCGGCCTTCGGATTCATGCGTCTGGACCGGATTCGCCTGTCCGTCTCACCAGCCGTGGGGCATTCAGGGAGCTTCCCTATCAATTGACAGGAACTTTGGGTTCACTTGCAGCCTTTCAAGCTCAAGCGCATTATTTTCCGATACAGTTCGATCTGGCCATAGCCGAGCAGAAGACTCACGTTTCTGGCGTCGTTGATCTTGCCGATGCTACATTTCGTCTTGATGTCGCGGCCGAAGGCGATCCTCAAGCCATTCCACGTAAACCTGCGACGCATGCGCTCAGTCTTCTGAGAGCACCCCCCTATAGTTTCAGCGCTCAGCTTATCCGCACGGCAGCAGGCATTCAATTGAACCAGCTGGCGCTGAGAATCGGCCTCAGCGAACTCGAAGGCCACCTCGTCTATCAATTCGAGTCCAGACGTACTTCGCTGGTGGGGCAGCTTCATTCCCGTCTATTGCGCTACCAGGATTTTGCGGCTTTTCTGCCCACGTCCGAACCAGGCCCATCGAGTAAAGTCGGTGCAAAGGACAAGCATAGGCCTTGGAGCGACTTCGATCAGCTCATGCCTCTTAGTCTTCTGCAGACCTACGTCGTTCACTTAACTGTGTCCATTGATGAGTACCGTGGGCGGAGGGGTCGGACTCAGCTGCGGGATGTGCAGGCGACGGTTACTCTGGATCATGGTCGGCTGGCCCTTGAACCATTTCAGCTGGCTATCGGTCAGAGTGGTCTCGCTGGGTCTTTTATCGTCGACAGCCGGGACCGGACCGTCCAATTTCAAGTCACGCGGCAGGGCGATGCCTTTGACTTCATTCGCGCTGGTCAGGCTTTTCTTCCCTTGCCGCGACCATGGCCAGTATCGTATCTGACGGCCAGAACTATGAAGATGGCCGTGCAATGGCCCCGAGAACGAGATGATCAGGCTCTGGGTATCTCGTTTCGAATCACGGATGGTCTTTTGCGTCTGCGCAGGACGCCCGTGGATACACGGAAGCCTCAGAAAAAAGAGCCAGGAATCCAGATCAAGCTTGCGGCGTATCCGCCTCTTATCCTGCAGTCTGTGATCATTCAGGACCTGCGCTGGGTCTATCTGAAAAAAGGCGAGGACTTGAAAGGTCGTGTTGCGTTTCTACGTCTCACGTCACCGGCGGTGGACCAGCCACTGAGTCTTTCCAGTGAAGGTTCCATTATGGATTTACCCTATCAGTTGACCGCGCAGCTGGGTTCCTATTTGGACTTCCGTAACAGTCGTCGCGCCTATCCTGTGGAGTTTAAGCTGGCCATCGCTGGACAGGATCTGTCCGTGGGAGGCGGTCTTCGCCTGGATCAGGAAAGCTATCATCTCAGAGTCAAGGCCCAGGGCCAACACGCACGGCGGCTGCAAGCGCTGCTGCCTGCTTCACTCGGTTCAATTCCGCCTTATAAGCTTTCGTTCCGACTGGCCTATGAGCGTGGACTTTACAACTTTTCTGACCTTGATGTCCGCCTGGGGGGCAGTCATTTGCAGGGGGACCTTGCTTTGAACCTTGAAACCTCGAAGCCATCTTGGGTAGGGGATATCGTTCTGGCAAAGCTTCGTTATCAGGATCTGGCAGGACTCTTGAACACCGATACGGATCAGACGACAGCGGAAAAAAGACAGAAGGCGGGGAGCAAGGAAACGCTTCTATCCGAAAAACATATCCCCCTGGCTTTCATGAAAAAGTTTCAGGGTGACATCCGTGTCCGCGTCGCGGAGTATTATGGCCGGACGCGAACAGCACGTCCGGTCCAGGCAGATGCTCATATTCGACTTCGTGAGGGGCGTCTTTCTATTTCTCCCTTCAATATCTATGCTTCGCTCGGCAATCTGGGGGGGAGTGTTACTCTGGATGCCGGGTCGACTCCACACCGTCTTCTGGTAAGCTTGGGACTGGAATCGCTGAACCTCACGGCGGCTGCACGCCGCATGGCGCTGCGCATCCCCGCGATTCACCTCTCGTCCCGCGAGCTGGTCAAAGGCAAACTCATGGGTACACTGCAGCTCAAGAGTCAAGGTTCAAGCATCGCACAGTGGGCCTCCCATGCTGATGGTCAGATGCAGTTTGCCATTGAACAGGGATATCTTGCCTCGACGATCGTGGAAGCCCTGAGCATGGATCTCACGGAAACCCTGGCAGCAATCCTTGCCGACAACCCTCCCACTACCATCAATTGCATGTATGCCTCGTTTCAAGTCAATGGGGGAGTGGTTCAAACCGAGCAGTTCTTCTTGTCCACCAAAGACAGCAATGTCCGTGGGGAAGGCTACGTGGA